CGGCTCTGCGCCGGTGCGTCGACTTTTTTATTGGCTGAGGTTGCCGCCGCAATGCGGCGGTCAACAATCGGCTGCGCAGGCGCGGGGAGTGCAGAGGGGCGTTCGCCCCAATGCCCCTCTGCTCGACGCAAACACCACCGTCGAGATAAACACTGAACCAAAAGCGGCGAAACTTACACCACCCCAGAACATTCAAAAAGGGGCGGTCAACAGTCGGCTGCGCAGGCGCGGGGAATGCAGAGGGCGTTCGCCCTAACGCCCCTTTGCTCGACGCAAACACCACCGTCGAGATAAACACTGAACCAAAGGCGGCGAAACTTACACCACTACAACCACCCCAGAACATTCAAAAAGCGGTGGTCAACAGTCGGCTGCGCAGGCGCGGGGAGTGCAGAGGGGCGTTCGCCCTAACGCCCCTTTGCTCGACGCAAACACCACCGTCGAGATAAACACTGAACCAAAGGCGGCGAAACTTACACCACTACAACCACCCCAGAACATTCAAAAAGCAGCGGTCAGCAATCGGCTACGCAGGCGCGGGGAATGCAGAGGGGCGTTCGCCCTAACGCCCCTCTGCTCGACGCAAACACCACCGTTGTAGTGGTCTAATAAACACTGAACCAAAGGCGGCGAAACTTACTCATGCCCGGCCACCACTCAGTAGCCGGGCAATACTTCATTGGCAGATAATATTGACTCAAAATCTAATCATTGGAAAATGAGTTATTTCTTCGCCTTAACACTCCCAACAAACGTCTCTCTCGCCGTTGTCGATCCCAATCTCTCCGCTTCATCCAGCAGCTTCAGTGCTTTATCAATATCGCCCTGCTTCACCGCAGCGCGAATACTTTGGTTAAAGTAGGTTTCGGTATCTGTCAGCACTTTTTCTGGCGCTGCATGCGCTTTCGCTACCGGTGCCGCCGCTGGCGCAGGAATGACGGCTGTAGCCGCCGCATCTGATGAGGATGCTGGCATTAATTGACCGATCATCACATTGCCATTTTGCTGATCAGATTTAACAACAACCTTCAGCGTCCCCTGCTCACTGTGTTGAGCAATAGGGTCCGGAATATCTGGCACTGCATTCCCCACGCCCTTGGCATAAGCTTTGGCTGGGGCGGTTAATTTGGTGGTCTGTTGCAGGTCTTTATTGGTGGTATACACCAGCATGTAGATCTGCTGTTGGCCTAAGGCTGGCGTCAGGCGCAACGTGCCTTGTAGGCGATCGGAATCCATAACTTCAGGACCGGCGTAAGTAAATCGCTCGCTAGGATAATATGCCGCCGGGCGCATTTGCTCGTCCAATACTAAAACGTTCGGTGCATAAACGCTTTTATTGTCGACTAGGCTGGATAATGTGATTTCCAACGTACCGCGATTAGCCGGTAGCGCAATGGTGGCAATCGCACCACGAATATCCCCCTGAGACAGTTGAGGTGATGCCGCATTCAGCTTGATAGTTTGAGTAGTCGGTGGAACTAGCGACTGCCAAGGTAACTGCTGTAGCTTACTGCCAGAAAGTGTAGGAGCGGTTGTCACGCTCTCCGGGGCCTGAACGTTATCACTGAACAGCGATACCGCCTGCGCCTGACTGCTCATGCCGCTGACCAGTGCCAGCGCTAAACATAAGGCCAGATATTTGTTATTCATTATTTTTTCCCTCTGAAAGTAACAAAAGACTCATACAACAGAAAAATGGCAGACGTTGAACAGCACATCATTCACGCCTGCCATTGGGACATCAGATGTTATTACCACCAAGCTTCGAATTGAACACCGAAGGAAAATTCATCGTTATTTCCACGGCTGTAGGTTTTAGTCGAGGTATCATTAGTGGCAACACCGTCGTTATATCCCCACTTCTCATCCCAATTTGCATAGGTACCAAATACGCGAATGGCCGGACGGGACCAAATGCTGTTACCTGCTTGCCATTGTTGTGCCAGCGTAATTTTATACTGACTGTTACGATCGCCCGTATTCTGAGCCTTCACATTATCATAGCCAGCTTCCAGCAAGGTGCTCATAATTGGTGTCCATTTGTACATTGGACGCACACCAACGGTGTACCACGTTGAGCCATTACTGTTATCAAGATCGGTATCCTGATACATAGCGACGTACATCAGATCCCAATCCTGCGCCAGAGAGATAGCACCGTGATCCAATACGCGGACCATACTGCCGTTATTATTCACGCTGGCACCCTGAGAGTGACCGGTATTCCAAGAAGTCATTGAATCTGTTGCATACTGAACCACAAACTTGTTAAAACCACTTAACATACTTTGAGTATGTTCTGCGGTGAACATAGCACCATCTTTTGAAGCATCATCCGCTAAAGAGTAGCCATCGCGTGCATTGGCGCGACCATAGTCAACACCCAGCTCCAGTACGCCATCCGGGTTGGTATTCAGGTTGGCTAAACGAATGTCAAACACGTCGTTAGCGGTAGGGACTTCATCCGCCTGTCCATCAATCCAACCGTGAGAACCACCGGCTTCGGTATCGCGCGTCACCGCCATAGACAATTTACCAAAGCCCAGATCGATATTTTCAAGCCCCGCTCCCGGACCTGAAATATCCCAGTAGTAAAAGTCGATCATATGTACATCGTGACGCTGGTAGAAACGCTTACCGGCCCACATGGTTGAACCAGGCAACCAGTCGATCAGGTTTTCACCCTTCACGTTAATTTCACGGAATGCCGGATCGGTTGCTTCCCAGTCGTTTGCCTGATCGATTGAGTAAGCTACGTTGCTGTCCAGATAAAACTTCTTATCGCCTTCTTGCCATAATTGTTGCCCTAGCTTCAATTCTGCGTAGGTTTCACATTCGTTACCTAAACGGTACTTACTCTGTGCTCCCGTTGCTTGGAAACACTGCTGGTCACCACCATCTCCTGACCAGCCAATACCAGAACGAGCATAACCATGAAAATCAACAGCCAGTGCCTGAGTTGCAAAAACACCTGCTGCAACGGCTAAAGAAAGTTGTAACTTGCGGGACACGACCATCGTAGTTCTCCTATGATGCCACTTAGTGGCAATATGTTTATTTAAACGCCCAGCTCTCTATGTAACCGTTGACAGGCCCTGCCATCGCTGTGAAATAGGTGACAGCGTTGTGGCGGTAAACCAATCGCAAAGGTGGAGCCTTCTTTTACCAAAACAACGTCGTTCTGACGGTAAATCAGGTTTTGTCCGATCGACGGAATTTGGATATGTATCTGTGTTTCATTGCCTAACTGCTCTACTACCTGTACTTCTCCCTCCAGCGTGACATCTGCAATCTCACTGGTTGTTAAATGTTCAGGCCGGATCCCCAGAGACATATTGGTCCCCACCTGAACTCCATGACTGTCTACCGGCAGCCAAACCTGCTGCCCGTTTGGTAATGCGATTTGAACTTGTTCAATGGCCGTCGCGGTGACTTTCACCGGTAGGAAATTCATTTTTGGCGAACCAATGAAACCCGCGACGAAACGATTCGCCGGATAGTGATATAGCGCCAATGGTTTACCGACCTGAGCAATTCGCCCGGCATCCAGCACCACGATTTTGTCCGCCAGCGTCATCGCCTCCACCTGATCGTGAGTAACGTAAATCATGGTGCGCTTCAGGCGGTTATGGAGACGGGAAATTTCGATACGCATCTGAACCCGCAGTGCGGCATCCAAATTAGAAAGCGGTTCATCCAGCAGAAAAACTTCTGGCTCCGCCACCAGCGTTCGGCCAATCGCCACGCGCTGGCGCTGCCCTCCCGATAGCTCTTTTGGCCGTCGATCCAGCATATGACCCAGTTGCAGCATCTCTGCAACTTGCGTCACGCGGTGCTTAATTTCGCTTTTAGGTGCTTTAGCCAACTTCAGGCCAAAAGACATGTTGTCTGCCACAGAAAGATGGGGATACAGCGCGTAAGACTGGAAAACCATTCCAATTCCACGCTGTGCCGGTGGTACCTCATTCATTCTTTTACCGTTGATGGTCAGTTCGCCGGAGGTAATATCTTCCAGGCCAGCAATCATGCGTAGCAAAGTAGATTTGC
Above is a window of Limnobaculum parvum DNA encoding:
- the malM gene encoding maltose operon protein MalM, with the protein product MNNKYLALCLALALVSGMSSQAQAVSLFSDNVQAPESVTTAPTLSGSKLQQLPWQSLVPPTTQTIKLNAASPQLSQGDIRGAIATIALPANRGTLEITLSSLVDNKSVYAPNVLVLDEQMRPAAYYPSERFTYAGPEVMDSDRLQGTLRLTPALGQQQIYMLVYTTNKDLQQTTKLTAPAKAYAKGVGNAVPDIPDPIAQHSEQGTLKVVVKSDQQNGNVMIGQLMPASSSDAAATAVIPAPAAAPVAKAHAAPEKVLTDTETYFNQSIRAAVKQGDIDKALKLLDEAERLGSTTARETFVGSVKAKK
- a CDS encoding maltoporin, producing the protein MVVSRKLQLSLAVAAGVFATQALAVDFHGYARSGIGWSGDGGDQQCFQATGAQSKYRLGNECETYAELKLGQQLWQEGDKKFYLDSNVAYSIDQANDWEATDPAFREINVKGENLIDWLPGSTMWAGKRFYQRHDVHMIDFYYWDISGPGAGLENIDLGFGKLSMAVTRDTEAGGSHGWIDGQADEVPTANDVFDIRLANLNTNPDGVLELGVDYGRANARDGYSLADDASKDGAMFTAEHTQSMLSGFNKFVVQYATDSMTSWNTGHSQGASVNNNGSMVRVLDHGAISLAQDWDLMYVAMYQDTDLDNSNGSTWYTVGVRPMYKWTPIMSTLLEAGYDNVKAQNTGDRNSQYKITLAQQWQAGNSIWSRPAIRVFGTYANWDEKWGYNDGVATNDTSTKTYSRGNNDEFSFGVQFEAWW
- the malK gene encoding maltose/maltodextrin ABC transporter ATP-binding protein MalK translates to MANVTLSNVSKAFGDVVISRDINLEIDDGEFVVFVGPSGCGKSTLLRMIAGLEDITSGELTINGKRMNEVPPAQRGIGMVFQSYALYPHLSVADNMSFGLKLAKAPKSEIKHRVTQVAEMLQLGHMLDRRPKELSGGQRQRVAIGRTLVAEPEVFLLDEPLSNLDAALRVQMRIEISRLHNRLKRTMIYVTHDQVEAMTLADKIVVLDAGRIAQVGKPLALYHYPANRFVAGFIGSPKMNFLPVKVTATAIEQVQIALPNGQQVWLPVDSHGVQVGTNMSLGIRPEHLTTSEIADVTLEGEVQVVEQLGNETQIHIQIPSIGQNLIYRQNDVVLVKEGSTFAIGLPPQRCHLFHSDGRACQRLHRELGV